A single genomic interval of Psychrilyobacter piezotolerans harbors:
- a CDS encoding sulfurtransferase yields the protein MNNFISVNRLKENLKEVVILDVRFDLHDKEYGQKKYKEEHIDGSFFIDLDRDLAGVKKEHGGSRPLPEMGEFIEKIERLGITKDSSIVVYDEEMVTAARAFWMFKYIGHEDIKILDGGYAQWVKEGGRVTEEETPLPENSRYDFEIQNDIYAEINEVKEGILDKDISLVECRSHERYLGLNEPFYSKPGHIPTALCIDSKSLLKDGKVRSIDELKEIFRRLDKYKNIVFSCGSGVNASLDYAVYSEFFSNGKVYIGSYSDWTSYSENPIETKNENSIISN from the coding sequence ATGAATAATTTTATAAGTGTAAATAGACTAAAAGAAAATTTAAAAGAAGTGGTAATCCTAGATGTAAGGTTTGATCTACACGATAAAGAGTACGGACAGAAAAAATATAAGGAAGAGCACATTGACGGGTCTTTTTTCATAGATTTAGACAGGGACTTAGCAGGAGTAAAAAAAGAGCATGGTGGGTCAAGACCACTGCCTGAGATGGGGGAGTTCATAGAAAAAATTGAAAGATTAGGAATAACAAAGGACAGCTCTATCGTCGTATATGATGAGGAGATGGTTACAGCAGCCAGAGCATTTTGGATGTTTAAATATATCGGCCATGAAGATATTAAAATATTAGATGGCGGATATGCACAGTGGGTAAAAGAAGGGGGAAGGGTAACTGAGGAGGAAACTCCATTACCAGAGAACAGCAGATATGATTTTGAGATCCAAAATGATATATATGCTGAGATCAATGAAGTTAAAGAGGGAATATTGGATAAAGATATCTCCCTGGTAGAATGCAGATCCCACGAAAGATATTTAGGCCTGAATGAACCATTTTATTCTAAGCCGGGTCATATCCCCACAGCTCTTTGTATTGATTCAAAGTCACTGTTAAAAGATGGAAAGGTAAGATCCATAGATGAATTAAAAGAAATCTTCAGGAGGCTGGATAAGTATAAAAATATAGTGTTTTCATGTGGTTCCGGGGTAAATGCATCTTTAGATTACGCAGTTTACAGTGAATTTTTCTCCAATGGAAAGGTGTATATAGGAAGTTATTCCGATTGGACGAGTTATTCTGAAAACCCCATTGAAACAAAGAATGAAAACTCCATAATAAGCAATTGA
- a CDS encoding alpha/beta fold hydrolase: MSTYILVHGAWHGGWCWDKVVSLLKEKGHKVLAPDLPGHEQKDPIPPGQITLQDYVDKLCKVLDEQSEPVYLVGHSMGGAVITQTAEFRPDKIKKLVYVSAFLLQNGESLTTIASVDEDTLLFPNTAISEDKAYATVGEDLIKKIFFGDCSHEDVERAKSLLTNQPAAPLITPVETTSENFGRVSRIYISCTHDRAISPSAQKKMYTNSPCEKVIKMNTSHSPFLAAPDELAGHLLSL, from the coding sequence ATGAGTACTTATATATTGGTTCATGGAGCATGGCATGGAGGGTGGTGCTGGGATAAAGTCGTTTCCCTGTTAAAAGAAAAAGGACACAAGGTTTTGGCTCCAGACCTGCCGGGGCATGAACAGAAGGATCCAATTCCACCTGGCCAAATTACTCTACAGGATTATGTAGATAAACTTTGCAAGGTTCTGGACGAACAGTCTGAACCGGTGTATCTCGTTGGCCACAGTATGGGAGGAGCCGTCATCACTCAGACAGCTGAATTCCGGCCAGACAAGATCAAAAAACTTGTCTACGTCAGTGCATTTTTACTTCAAAATGGTGAATCCCTGACGACAATTGCTTCGGTGGATGAAGATACCCTGCTCTTCCCTAATACGGCGATTTCCGAAGATAAAGCTTATGCCACTGTAGGAGAAGATTTGATAAAGAAAATCTTTTTTGGTGACTGCTCCCACGAGGATGTAGAAAGAGCAAAGTCGCTCTTGACTAATCAACCGGCAGCTCCTCTTATTACACCGGTTGAAACAACTTCTGAAAACTTCGGCCGGGTATCGAGAATTTATATCTCTTGCACACACGACAGGGCTATTTCTCCTTCTGCACAGAAGAAGATGTATACAAATTCTCCCTGTGAAAAAGTGATTAAAATGAATACCAGTCACTCTCCTTTTCTTGCAGCTCCTGATGAGCTAGCAGGTCATCTGCTTTCACTATAA
- a CDS encoding phenolic acid decarboxylase, whose protein sequence is MKNFIGTQMIYTYANGWEYEIYIKNEDTVDYRIHSGMVGGRWVKEQKMHLVELTKGVYKISWTEPTGTDVSLNFMLEDNKMHGVIFFPKWVHDHSEITVCYQNDYIDLMEESREKYETYPKDVVDEFAAITYVKNVGVNNENIISEAPYKGMSDEIRAGSFYK, encoded by the coding sequence ATGAAAAATTTTATCGGAACACAAATGATTTATACGTATGCCAATGGATGGGAATATGAAATCTATATAAAAAATGAGGATACTGTAGATTACCGTATTCACAGCGGTATGGTAGGCGGAAGATGGGTAAAGGAACAAAAGATGCATCTAGTGGAGTTAACAAAAGGTGTTTACAAAATATCATGGACCGAGCCTACTGGAACAGATGTAAGTTTAAATTTTATGCTGGAAGATAATAAAATGCATGGTGTAATTTTCTTTCCAAAATGGGTACACGATCATTCAGAAATAACTGTATGTTATCAAAATGATTACATCGATTTAATGGAAGAATCCAGAGAAAAATATGAAACATACCCTAAGGATGTTGTAGATGAGTTTGCAGCTATTACTTATGTAAAAAATGTAGGAGTTAACAACGAAAATATAATTTCCGAAGCTCCCTATAAAGGAATGTCAGATGAAATAAGAGCAGGTAGCTTTTATAAATAA
- a CDS encoding Crp/Fnr family transcriptional regulator, which translates to MTKAEILSKLNLEELIGTPFENMIDITKIKRGSSVYYERLKEFNTCYIIEGHIQHIVYTPDGGEFYRDLYEDEITGVNFCFSKKISQERFRLFDVDIVAKEDSKIAYLPLDKIMDLEFKGKSAVLKKLIMMGVEDHFKEFKYLLLKNVYSDEQFFIKHLEKCQTIDIGSTRIISEHLNINLRTLQRLLKNLQDQGIIERTGDKLSIKDPVKLGKYKEKFEK; encoded by the coding sequence ATGACTAAGGCAGAAATACTTTCTAAACTGAATCTGGAAGAACTTATAGGAACTCCATTTGAAAATATGATAGATATTACTAAGATTAAGAGAGGAAGCTCTGTCTATTACGAACGGTTAAAGGAATTCAATACATGCTATATAATAGAAGGACATATTCAGCATATAGTATATACTCCTGATGGAGGGGAATTTTATAGGGACCTCTATGAAGATGAGATCACAGGAGTAAACTTTTGTTTTTCCAAGAAGATTTCACAAGAACGTTTTCGGCTCTTTGATGTGGATATAGTAGCAAAGGAAGATTCTAAGATTGCGTATTTACCCCTTGATAAGATAATGGATCTTGAGTTTAAAGGGAAGAGTGCCGTTCTCAAAAAACTTATAATGATGGGAGTAGAAGATCACTTTAAAGAATTTAAATATCTTCTTCTTAAAAATGTATATTCAGATGAACAGTTCTTTATTAAACACCTGGAAAAGTGCCAAACTATAGATATTGGAAGTACCAGAATAATTTCCGAACATTTGAATATAAATTTGAGAACTCTCCAGAGGTTGTTAAAAAATCTTCAGGATCAGGGTATTATAGAGAGAACGGGGGATAAGCTCTCTATAAAGGACCCTGTTAAGCTGGGGAAATATAAGGAAAAATTTGAAAAGTAG
- a CDS encoding nitronate monooxygenase has product MKITELLGIEYPIFLGGMAQICMGEFAASVSNAGGLGVIASGGMSADDLRREIRICKGLTDKPFGVNIMLMMHNRAELAEVLVEEKVNVAVTGAGNPAPFLEMWKEAGIKVITVIPSVKIAKKMEALGVDAVVAEGTEAGGHVGETTTMALLPQVVDALSIPVIGAGGIADGRGVVAAFALGAQGVQVGTRFVATKECPVHENFKIAVLEASDTDTLVTGRSLGGPVRGIKNPMTMKFLELEKRSASRDELEELSLGSLRKAVFEGDKENGSVMAGQICGMVNEITTVKEAITTIFEEAKEVLTNLKTFN; this is encoded by the coding sequence ATGAAGATAACAGAATTATTAGGAATTGAATACCCTATATTTTTAGGTGGAATGGCACAAATCTGTATGGGAGAGTTTGCAGCCTCAGTATCAAATGCAGGTGGACTAGGAGTAATAGCTTCTGGAGGAATGAGTGCAGACGATTTACGTAGAGAAATAAGAATTTGTAAGGGATTAACAGACAAGCCCTTTGGTGTAAATATCATGCTTATGATGCATAATCGTGCTGAGTTAGCTGAAGTATTAGTAGAGGAAAAAGTAAATGTAGCAGTAACTGGAGCAGGAAATCCAGCTCCATTTTTAGAAATGTGGAAGGAAGCGGGAATAAAAGTAATCACAGTAATCCCATCTGTAAAGATAGCAAAGAAGATGGAAGCATTAGGTGTAGATGCAGTAGTAGCAGAAGGGACAGAAGCTGGTGGTCATGTAGGTGAGACAACTACCATGGCTCTTCTTCCCCAAGTAGTAGACGCATTATCTATTCCAGTAATAGGAGCAGGTGGAATTGCAGATGGTAGAGGAGTAGTGGCTGCTTTTGCTTTAGGTGCTCAGGGAGTACAGGTAGGAACTCGTTTTGTAGCAACAAAAGAGTGTCCAGTACATGAAAACTTTAAAATTGCTGTTTTAGAAGCGTCTGATACCGATACTCTTGTTACTGGTAGAAGTCTGGGTGGGCCTGTTAGAGGGATAAAAAATCCTATGACTATGAAGTTCTTAGAGCTTGAAAAGAGAAGTGCATCCAGAGATGAATTAGAAGAATTATCTCTAGGTTCTTTAAGAAAAGCTGTCTTTGAAGGTGACAAAGAAAATGGTTCTGTAATGGCTGGACAAATATGTGGTATGGTAAATGAAATTACTACTGTAAAAGAAGCTATAACAACAATATTTGAAGAAGCTAAAGAAGTTTTAACTAATCTAAAAACTTTTAATTAA